In the Arthrobacter sp. 31Y genome, one interval contains:
- a CDS encoding transglutaminase family protein: MSTAPNLRPRAKEARAAKGTRAAQGSRSAARAKGGSIFSDGRPLWHFAVDCGALLVLLFLGVLGFTLSFGGDAHFLVAGLGGVLLGLGIAVLNAHLRLGLLITTAVTFGAYMVFGSALAVPDSAVLGFLPSLDSLRTLLLGIVFAWKDMLTVGVPVGTANGMLIVPFLSSLVTALAAGLLTWRLKSPYWPLLPVLVLFVTGIAFSTSAGFLNVERGVSLTIVSIVWATFRRDVLRRNSTKAVSANRPDSDAATARRGQLRRLGTAAAVIAVAVGVTAIASPLVTASDDRKVLRNTIVPPFDPRDYITPLASFRSFVKDEKDSTLFTVKGLPKDARVRLAALDAFNGLNYTMDPNSSGNFSKVGDARSLNTLADSGSPVQGTNYTLDITVEDYQGYFVPGGRHTTGMSFADTSGAASGLYFNAGTDTAVTTKGLSKGENYTVQVSDPGTLEHGQLTQYDFAKLTLPEAEEVPPIVASQANQLSEDAPTAIDRVRQIEAHFQKSGAFSNGLVAEGQLPSLPGHSAARVRNMLSAKQMLGDDEQYAVSMSLMLRHLGIPSRVVMGFYPDPKSPENGAGDIKITGKDVHAWVEVAFDRVGWVTFDPTPPKDNVPIPPDPENKSKPKPQVLQPPPPPQEPADLPPDSTPDALDADEKKNNPWLFWGPLLAAIGVALIPLGILALPLLLILLLKSRRRKARFRDGHPAQRVGAGWNEVLSLVTDMGASIDNKSTRRESASVIADAFPTTGTTTTLLAHRADAAVFGAGQPSEDQVKEYWEIVDTSLTDITGSVGFWKRQQARFSPRSLLSDGRAALRRRQQSTTEPAKRRFTLPFKKDITDEQ; encoded by the coding sequence ATGAGCACCGCGCCCAATCTTCGTCCCCGCGCAAAAGAAGCCCGCGCAGCCAAGGGCACCCGCGCTGCCCAAGGTTCCAGGTCCGCGGCCAGGGCCAAGGGTGGATCCATCTTCAGCGACGGCCGGCCGTTGTGGCATTTTGCCGTTGACTGCGGTGCGCTTCTGGTGCTGCTGTTCCTTGGCGTCCTCGGGTTCACGCTGAGCTTCGGGGGAGACGCTCATTTCCTCGTCGCAGGTTTGGGTGGCGTGCTGCTGGGGCTGGGGATCGCAGTCCTCAACGCGCACCTCCGCTTGGGGCTGTTGATCACCACTGCGGTGACGTTCGGTGCCTACATGGTCTTCGGATCGGCGCTTGCAGTGCCGGACTCGGCAGTTTTGGGATTCCTGCCCAGCCTTGACTCCTTGCGGACGTTGCTGCTGGGCATCGTCTTTGCCTGGAAGGACATGCTGACTGTCGGCGTACCCGTGGGAACTGCGAACGGCATGCTCATTGTGCCGTTCCTGAGCTCGCTGGTGACGGCGCTGGCCGCGGGGTTGCTCACCTGGCGTCTGAAGAGCCCGTACTGGCCGTTGCTTCCTGTGCTGGTCCTGTTCGTCACCGGCATCGCCTTCAGTACCAGCGCGGGCTTCCTCAACGTGGAGCGTGGCGTCTCTCTGACCATTGTGTCCATTGTGTGGGCCACGTTCCGCCGCGACGTACTCCGCCGGAACAGCACCAAAGCCGTTTCGGCCAACAGGCCGGATTCCGACGCCGCCACCGCCCGGCGCGGGCAGCTCCGTCGCCTGGGTACTGCTGCAGCCGTGATCGCCGTTGCGGTGGGCGTCACCGCAATCGCCTCGCCCTTGGTCACGGCCAGCGATGACCGCAAGGTTCTCCGCAACACGATCGTTCCGCCTTTCGACCCCCGGGATTACATCACCCCGCTGGCGAGTTTCCGCAGCTTCGTCAAGGACGAGAAGGACAGCACGCTCTTCACGGTCAAGGGCTTGCCGAAGGATGCCCGTGTCCGGCTGGCTGCACTGGATGCCTTCAACGGCCTGAACTACACCATGGACCCCAACAGTTCCGGCAACTTCAGCAAGGTGGGCGATGCCCGTTCGCTGAACACGCTGGCAGACTCCGGGAGCCCGGTGCAGGGAACCAATTACACGCTGGACATCACCGTGGAGGACTATCAGGGATACTTCGTACCGGGTGGCCGACACACCACAGGTATGAGTTTTGCAGACACGTCCGGCGCAGCTTCGGGGCTCTACTTCAATGCCGGCACGGACACTGCCGTGACCACCAAGGGTCTGTCCAAGGGCGAGAACTACACCGTGCAGGTATCGGACCCCGGGACGCTGGAGCACGGACAGCTCACACAGTACGACTTTGCGAAGCTCACGCTGCCCGAGGCGGAGGAAGTGCCGCCGATCGTGGCATCGCAGGCGAACCAGCTTTCGGAGGATGCACCCACGGCCATTGACCGCGTGCGGCAGATCGAGGCGCACTTCCAGAAAAGCGGTGCTTTCAGCAACGGCCTGGTAGCTGAAGGACAGCTCCCCAGCCTTCCGGGCCACAGCGCTGCGCGCGTTCGCAACATGCTTTCCGCCAAGCAAATGCTCGGCGACGACGAACAATACGCCGTGTCCATGTCCCTCATGCTCCGCCATCTTGGCATTCCGTCCCGCGTGGTCATGGGGTTCTATCCGGATCCCAAGAGCCCCGAAAATGGCGCCGGCGACATCAAGATTACGGGCAAGGACGTCCACGCTTGGGTTGAAGTAGCGTTCGACCGCGTGGGATGGGTTACCTTCGATCCCACCCCGCCTAAGGACAATGTGCCCATCCCTCCGGACCCGGAAAACAAGTCCAAACCCAAGCCTCAGGTGCTGCAGCCGCCGCCCCCGCCGCAGGAGCCCGCAGACCTGCCGCCGGACTCCACCCCGGATGCGCTGGATGCAGACGAGAAGAAGAACAACCCGTGGCTTTTCTGGGGTCCGCTGCTCGCGGCTATTGGCGTGGCACTGATTCCCTTGGGGATCCTCGCCTTGCCGCTGCTGCTGATTCTGCTGCTGAAATCACGACGCCGGAAGGCCCGTTTCCGTGATGGCCACCCGGCCCAGCGGGTTGGCGCTGGGTGGAACGAAGTGCTGAGCCTGGTCACCGACATGGGTGCCTCGATTGACAACAAGTCCACCAGGCGTGAATCGGCGTCGGTCATTGCTGACGCGTTTCCTACTACCGGAACTACCACCACCCTGCTGGCCCACCGGGCCGACGCAGCTGTGTTCGGCGCGGGCCAGCCCAGTGAGGACCAGGTCAAGGAGTACTGGGAGATCGTTGATACATCATTGACGGACATCACGGGAAGCGTCGGTTTCTGGAAACGGCAGCAGGCACGGTTCTCGCCGCGCTCGTTGCTCTCAGATGGCCGCGCGGCCCTTCGCCGCCGGCAACAGAGCACCACTGAACCTGCCAAGCGCCGCTTTACATTGCCGTTCAAGAAGGACATCACCGATGAGCAATGA
- a CDS encoding RDD family protein, with protein sequence MSNETELCPACRHPVRPGATFCTQCGSPLNNRGARKEGNINHAQKAALEFANRHGFSDPGSISVVSAPASPMQHGAKTTPDRMPGPGGGTTMTTKLELAPASAGKRLGAAVLDWLGPFAVLATTFAIGIAGITQTRRNGFIVYDTGLLVLLGSIGLGVTVVYTFVILGLEAKSGNTIGNQLMGIRSADSDGYAPGAGVVFVRGILTGGLLLLGSIVAVILSALGLIGLVLWIALPLMFLGVVWAVLVVISNAWDTNGKLRGWQDKAAKSLVFDVNAGRNPVTTGGIQGPYSFAPMDLPPVQPVASPVPSGPASGPRPNGSVPTAPAQTAPDQAAPAHTASATAAHAPPAQASPMHTTPATPAVQPSHDPNQWRPPSMPFPPAPHTAAAPQAPAPQPPAVQAPAPHAPAPQAVTITPQDTLAVTAHPDDDVERTQMRPGAARAQAVLRIRVDDGQDIQLGGSVLLGRNPAPQAGESVEQLLPVTDPGRSISKTHLHLRVDGDGVWVTDRNSTNGSAVTTPDGLQTRLNPGEASFVRPGSTVHFGDRSFHLGQA encoded by the coding sequence ATGAGCAATGAGACAGAACTTTGCCCGGCTTGCCGGCATCCGGTCCGTCCTGGCGCGACGTTTTGCACTCAGTGCGGTTCACCGCTGAATAACCGTGGCGCCCGCAAGGAAGGCAACATCAACCATGCCCAGAAGGCGGCGTTGGAGTTCGCCAACCGGCATGGTTTCTCCGATCCCGGTAGTATCTCGGTAGTGTCGGCTCCGGCGTCGCCGATGCAGCACGGTGCAAAGACCACGCCGGACCGTATGCCTGGGCCAGGGGGAGGGACCACAATGACCACCAAGCTCGAATTGGCGCCCGCCTCTGCCGGAAAACGCCTGGGCGCAGCTGTGCTGGACTGGCTGGGACCCTTTGCCGTGCTTGCCACCACCTTCGCTATTGGTATTGCCGGCATCACGCAGACCCGCAGGAACGGCTTCATCGTCTATGACACGGGCCTGCTGGTTCTCCTGGGAAGCATCGGTCTTGGCGTGACCGTGGTGTACACCTTTGTCATTCTTGGGCTGGAGGCGAAGTCCGGAAACACCATCGGAAACCAGCTCATGGGCATCCGCAGCGCGGATTCTGATGGTTATGCGCCGGGCGCTGGTGTTGTTTTTGTTCGTGGAATTCTCACCGGCGGCCTCTTGCTGCTGGGCTCCATTGTTGCCGTCATCTTGTCGGCGCTCGGATTGATCGGCCTAGTCCTCTGGATCGCCTTGCCGCTGATGTTCCTTGGTGTTGTATGGGCTGTCCTTGTGGTCATCTCCAACGCCTGGGACACGAACGGCAAGCTGCGGGGCTGGCAGGACAAAGCGGCAAAGTCGTTGGTCTTTGATGTCAATGCGGGCCGCAATCCGGTGACCACCGGAGGCATTCAAGGTCCGTACAGTTTCGCCCCCATGGATCTCCCGCCGGTTCAACCCGTAGCTTCCCCGGTACCGTCAGGACCGGCGTCGGGTCCCCGGCCCAACGGCAGCGTACCGACTGCCCCTGCCCAGACCGCGCCGGACCAGGCTGCCCCGGCCCACACCGCCTCGGCCACTGCAGCCCATGCACCTCCAGCACAGGCATCTCCCATGCACACCACTCCTGCGACGCCGGCCGTGCAGCCCTCCCATGATCCGAACCAATGGCGCCCGCCGTCGATGCCCTTCCCACCGGCACCGCACACAGCGGCAGCGCCGCAAGCGCCGGCACCGCAACCCCCGGCGGTGCAAGCACCCGCACCGCATGCCCCGGCGCCGCAGGCAGTGACGATCACGCCCCAAGACACTCTTGCGGTCACCGCTCACCCGGACGACGACGTGGAGCGCACCCAGATGCGCCCGGGCGCTGCCCGTGCCCAGGCCGTCCTGCGGATCCGGGTAGATGACGGACAGGACATCCAACTGGGCGGGTCAGTACTCCTCGGACGTAATCCGGCACCACAGGCCGGGGAATCGGTGGAGCAACTACTGCCCGTGACGGATCCTGGCCGGTCCATCTCCAAAACGCATCTGCATCTGCGTGTCGATGGCGACGGTGTCTGGGTCACAGACCGTAATTCCACCAATGGCAGCGCTGTCACCACGCCGGACGGTTTGCAAACCAGGCTCAACCCCGGCGAAGCAAGTTTTGTCCGTCCCGGTTCCACCGTTCACTTTGGGGACCGTTCCTTCCACCTAGGACAAGCATGA
- a CDS encoding PP2C family protein-serine/threonine phosphatase, whose protein sequence is MNSQPATPLNAEAGPAEGGSAFRLSYGYGTDRGLRRELNEDSFIASDPVFAVADGMGGHEAGEIASGMCVRALGSAPELSTGVRTATAADLQSCLLKADAAIRDATGARAGTTLSGVVVVEQMGLPYWLVMNIGDSRTYRLSQGEFTQVSVDHSEVQELVDSGDITAEQATVHPRRHVVTRALGTGDETEADFWLLPIQEGDRIMICSDGLNGELGDDHMFRILSTVAHPQDAVDALIQAALRSGGRDNVTVIVVDAKNVLNDAGIAITAPRPEVASEVEEDTLPRAWVNGTDEAAGSDQEEGVDGKQ, encoded by the coding sequence ATGAACTCACAGCCGGCTACCCCCCTCAACGCCGAAGCGGGCCCCGCTGAAGGCGGATCGGCGTTTCGACTCAGCTATGGGTACGGTACGGACCGCGGGCTGCGGCGCGAACTGAACGAGGACTCGTTCATCGCCTCAGACCCGGTGTTTGCCGTTGCCGACGGCATGGGCGGGCACGAAGCGGGAGAAATCGCCAGCGGCATGTGTGTCCGGGCCTTGGGCAGTGCCCCTGAATTGTCCACTGGCGTGCGCACCGCAACAGCAGCCGATCTTCAGTCCTGCCTGTTGAAGGCCGACGCCGCAATCCGGGACGCGACAGGCGCCCGTGCGGGGACCACGCTGTCCGGAGTGGTGGTGGTGGAACAGATGGGCCTGCCTTACTGGCTGGTGATGAATATTGGCGATTCCAGGACGTACCGTCTCAGCCAAGGGGAATTCACGCAGGTAAGTGTTGACCATTCCGAGGTCCAGGAACTGGTGGACTCCGGGGATATTACCGCCGAGCAGGCAACGGTTCACCCCCGCCGACACGTTGTTACCCGTGCCTTGGGAACCGGTGATGAGACCGAGGCCGATTTCTGGCTTCTTCCTATTCAGGAAGGAGATCGGATCATGATCTGCTCGGATGGCCTCAACGGCGAACTGGGCGATGACCACATGTTCCGCATCCTCAGCACCGTCGCCCATCCGCAGGATGCGGTGGACGCGCTGATTCAGGCCGCCTTGAGAAGTGGTGGCAGGGACAACGTCACCGTCATTGTGGTGGACGCCAAGAACGTCTTGAACGATGCCGGGATCGCCATCACTGCGCCCCGCCCTGAGGTAGCGTCCGAGGTTGAAGAGGACACCCTTCCCCGGGCTTGGGTGAATGGCACGGACGAGGCCGCCGGGTCTGACCAGGAGGAAGGCGTTGATGGGAAGCAGTAA